A genomic window from Lycium barbarum isolate Lr01 chromosome 4, ASM1917538v2, whole genome shotgun sequence includes:
- the LOC132637222 gene encoding uncharacterized protein LOC132637222, with product MPPKKATAAQKKKGVVGETSRAQKGTRTLAQMMRDIASRPADSATSSSSEESGAAPPVAPEVPVPEPPAPQPGAEDRAMRDAVQLLTRLVAGQVHRHGLGDGRADRRDSSRAREFLTCNPPEFFGTKPEEDPEEFIRKMRRTLHLINASATESVTLASYRLYDVAANWYESWELSRGDGAPPAVWDDFSQAFLSHFLPPELRRARI from the exons atgcctccgaaaaaggcgacggctgcccagaagaaaaagggcgtggtaggagagaccagccgggctcagaagggtactcggacccttgctcagatgatgcgtgatattgcgtcccggccagcagactctgctacgtcttcatcatcagaggagtctggggcagctccaccagtagctccagaggttccagtacctgagcctccagctccacagccaggggctgaggatcgggctatgagagatgcggtccagttgttgaccagactggtagcagggcaggttcatagGCACGGACTTGGGGATGGTCGTGCAGACagacgtgacagttcgagagctcgtgagttcctgacctgtaatcctccagagttcttcgggacaaagcccgaggaggatcctgaggagtttatcaggaagatgcggcgcactttgcatttgattaatgcttccgcgacagagtcagtcacgttagcttcgtaccggttgtatgatgtagcggctaattggtacgagtcatgggagttatccagaggtgacggcgctcccccagcagtttgggatgatttttctcaggcctttcttagccattttctgcctccggagttacggcgggccagg ATCTAG
- the LOC132635434 gene encoding acyl-CoA-binding protein, protein MALKEEFEEHAEKAKTLPESTSNENKLILYGLFKQSTVGNVNTSRPGMFNMRDRAKWDAWKAVEGKSTDEAMNDYITKVKQLLEEAAASA, encoded by the exons ATGGCTTTGAAG GAGGAATTTGAAGAGCACGCTGAGAAAGCTAAGACATTGCCAGAGAGTACCTCCAACGAGAACAAGCTTATTCTTTACGGGCTTTTCAAGCAATCTACTGTTGGCAATGTCAACACGA GCCGTCCTGGTATGTTCAACATGAGGGACAGAGCAAAGTGGGACGCATGGAAGGCTGTTGAAG GAAAATCCACTGACGAAGCTATGAACGACTATATCACCAAGGTGAAACAGTTGCTGGAAGAAGCTGCTGCTTCAGCATAA
- the LOC132635433 gene encoding large ribosomal subunit protein eL13y: MKHNNVIPNGHFKKHWQNYVKTWFNQPARKTRRRNARQQKAVKIFPRPTAGSLRPIVHGQTLKYNMKVRAGRGFSLEELKAAGIPKKLAPTIGIAVDHRRRNRSLEGLQTNVQRLKTYKAKLVIFPRRAKKVKAGDSSAEELATATQVQGSYMPITREQPAVELVKVTDEMKSFNAYGKLRIERTNARHVGVRQKRAAEAAKDEKK; this comes from the exons ATGAAGCACAACAACGTTATTCCCAATGGTCACTTCAAGAAGCATTGGCAGAACTATGTAAAGACATGGTTCAATCAGCCTGCTAGGAAAACAAGGAGACGCAATG CTAGGCAGCAGAAGGCTGTGAAGATCTTCCCTAGGCCAACTGCTGGATCTCTCCGACCCATTGTTCATGGACAAACACTAAAATACAACATGAAAGTCCGTGCTGGCAGAGGATTTTCGCTTGAAGAACTGAAG GCAGCTGGTATTCCCAAAAAACTAGCACCAACCATTGGCATTGCTGTTGATCATCGTCGCAGGAACAGATCCTTGGAAGGTCTACAAACCAACGTCCAGAGGCTGAAGACTTACAAGGCTAAGCTAGTTATCTTCCCAAGGCGTGCCAAGAAGGTCAAG GCTGGTGATTCTAGTGCAGAGGAGCTTGCTACTGCCACCCAGGTCCAGGGTTCATACATGCCTATTACTAGGGAGCAGCCAGCTGTTGAACTTGTGAAGGTCACAGATGAGATGAAATCATTCAATGCCTATGGCAAGCTGCGAATTGAGCGTACAAATGCCCGACATGTTGGAGTGAGGCAGAAGAGGGCAGCTGAAGCTGCAAAGGACGAGAAGAAGTGA